A region from the Flavobacterium enshiense genome encodes:
- a CDS encoding S41 family peptidase yields the protein MKNTLLVFLALSVLAGCNSVRNKNLFPEKMISEKNLKADVDFTYKKLRKLHPKLYWYISKESLDYKFDSLKSTITKPMTSVEFYTKISPVIAAIKQGHTSIYPLPRHLSKKERDTYAKKGVGPLSQFEFDIHDNKLYIIKNNSQDKSIKPGTEVVAINNKNTPDLLQTYTTRFTSDGFNKTFKRNELSRSFSIYYTLENGIQDSIKYAFKHNDTLKTSVIKRSEIDSLKTADNKRKKKEKTRNKTEKKNTRGYDPITGTYNRNLRFMEKDSSIAILKINEFSLGDYYGFYNDSFTKMYRYGTKTLILDLRDNPGGRLDEIAHLYTYLADGTFIFMDDSQVVSKTSMLSGEYFRDSSFGVKIIRALIIPVYYPYMFFKTHKKSDGNYYFSVETKPESISPIAFGGKIYVLINGGSISASSLISSNLKGSGRAFFVGEETGGAFNGTVAGKMYVSKLPHSKLNIRFGLMVNSSNYETVVDGRGIFPDKVIIPTLKDRIEDRDPEMEWILQDIKANQ from the coding sequence ATGAAAAATACATTACTAGTTTTTTTAGCACTTAGTGTACTTGCAGGCTGCAATTCGGTCAGAAATAAAAATCTTTTTCCGGAAAAAATGATATCCGAGAAAAATTTAAAAGCCGATGTCGACTTTACATACAAGAAACTCCGAAAACTGCACCCGAAACTATATTGGTACATCAGCAAAGAATCCCTGGACTATAAATTTGACAGCCTAAAATCGACTATCACTAAACCAATGACAAGTGTTGAGTTTTACACAAAAATAAGTCCGGTCATTGCTGCCATAAAACAAGGACACACATCTATATATCCTTTACCGAGACACTTGTCCAAAAAAGAAAGAGATACCTATGCAAAAAAAGGAGTTGGACCACTGTCTCAATTTGAATTCGATATTCATGATAATAAGTTATACATTATTAAAAACAATTCTCAAGACAAGTCAATCAAACCAGGTACCGAGGTTGTGGCTATCAACAACAAAAACACCCCTGACCTACTCCAAACCTATACAACTCGTTTCACTTCAGACGGCTTCAACAAAACCTTTAAGAGAAATGAATTATCAAGAAGTTTTTCAATCTATTATACATTAGAAAATGGCATTCAGGACAGCATTAAATATGCTTTCAAACACAACGACACCTTAAAAACATCGGTAATTAAAAGGAGTGAAATCGATTCGCTAAAAACAGCCGACAACAAAAGAAAGAAAAAAGAAAAGACAAGAAACAAAACAGAAAAGAAAAACACCCGTGGATACGATCCGATTACAGGAACATACAACAGAAACCTCCGGTTCATGGAGAAAGACAGCAGCATAGCAATTCTTAAAATCAACGAGTTTTCATTAGGAGATTACTATGGTTTTTACAATGATAGCTTTACCAAAATGTACCGGTACGGCACAAAAACACTGATTCTAGACTTAAGAGATAATCCCGGAGGAAGGCTGGATGAAATAGCTCATCTGTACACCTATTTAGCGGATGGTACGTTCATTTTCATGGATGACTCCCAGGTAGTTTCTAAAACAAGTATGTTAAGCGGGGAGTACTTTAGAGACAGTTCTTTCGGTGTCAAAATAATCAGAGCCTTAATTATTCCTGTCTATTACCCGTATATGTTTTTTAAAACTCATAAAAAATCAGACGGAAACTACTATTTCAGTGTGGAAACAAAACCAGAATCTATTAGTCCTATTGCTTTTGGAGGTAAAATCTATGTTTTGATTAATGGCGGAAGCATTTCAGCATCCAGTCTTATTTCTTCAAACCTTAAAGGTTCCGGAAGGGCTTTTTTCGTAGGAGAAGAAACCGGAGGGGCATTCAACGGAACGGTGGCCGGGAAAATGTATGTTTCCAAACTTCCTCATTCCAAATTGAATATTCGTTTCGGATTAATGGTCAATTCCTCTAATTATGAAACTGTTGTTGACGGACGCGGCATATTTCCGGACAAGGTCATCATACCTACATTGAAAGATCGGATTGAAGACAGGGATCCCGAAATGGAATGGATTTTACAAGATATAAAAGCCAATCAGTAA
- a CDS encoding inorganic phosphate transporter, which yields MDFTLLIIIIVLALIFDYINGFHDAANSIATIVATKVLTPFQAVFWAAFFNFLAYWVFGFGVADTVAKTAHTGSINLTVILAGIIAAIIWNLLTWWKGIPSSSSHTLIGGFAGAAIAHGLSSVTDPEHAGFKIVNWFKAAKEGELLPTGVFIVILFIVFAPLLGMIISYFISLWMMYASKKSIYPKIVTVLIMLLGVLFLSSVLHPYEKIEKPRFDSHFWSVVAEPHNIKFLLVGFIFFSLSIFNLIFSYFSVAKSEAILKKMQLLSSAAFSLGHGGNDSQKVMGIIAAAVAVYANANPNIDLSAGWFDLNVDIDKGTMPGWIPITCYTVIGLGTLSGGWKIVKTMGSKITKVTAFEGVVAESAGALTLFMTEHFKIPVSTTHTITGSIIGVGLTKRVSAVRWGVTVSLLWAWILTIPVSAVIAAITYYLLSAIL from the coding sequence ATGGATTTTACACTATTAATAATAATCATTGTATTAGCGCTGATTTTTGACTATATCAATGGTTTTCACGATGCGGCGAACTCGATTGCGACTATTGTTGCGACTAAAGTGCTTACGCCTTTTCAGGCTGTATTTTGGGCTGCATTTTTTAATTTCCTGGCTTATTGGGTTTTTGGTTTTGGAGTTGCTGATACAGTAGCTAAAACAGCTCACACCGGAAGTATTAATTTAACGGTGATTTTGGCAGGGATTATTGCTGCAATTATCTGGAACTTATTGACCTGGTGGAAAGGAATCCCGTCTTCATCTTCTCATACGCTTATCGGAGGTTTTGCGGGTGCTGCCATCGCGCACGGATTATCATCAGTTACTGATCCTGAGCATGCAGGTTTTAAAATTGTTAACTGGTTTAAAGCAGCCAAAGAAGGGGAGTTGCTGCCTACAGGGGTTTTCATAGTAATACTTTTTATTGTTTTTGCTCCGTTGTTAGGTATGATAATTTCTTATTTTATATCACTATGGATGATGTATGCTTCTAAGAAAAGTATTTATCCGAAGATTGTAACCGTTTTAATAATGTTGCTGGGAGTTTTGTTCCTGTCTTCTGTTCTGCATCCTTATGAAAAAATAGAAAAACCAAGATTTGATAGTCATTTTTGGAGTGTCGTAGCAGAACCTCATAATATAAAATTCCTGTTGGTAGGCTTTATCTTTTTTAGCTTGTCTATTTTCAACTTGATTTTTAGTTATTTTTCTGTAGCGAAATCTGAAGCTATCCTTAAAAAGATGCAGTTGTTATCATCAGCAGCTTTCAGTTTGGGGCACGGAGGTAACGACTCTCAGAAAGTAATGGGTATCATCGCAGCTGCAGTTGCGGTTTATGCCAATGCAAACCCGAATATTGATTTGTCTGCGGGTTGGTTTGATTTAAATGTTGATATTGATAAAGGAACAATGCCGGGTTGGATTCCAATAACCTGTTATACTGTAATTGGTTTAGGTACTTTAAGTGGTGGATGGAAAATTGTAAAAACAATGGGGTCTAAAATCACGAAAGTAACTGCTTTTGAGGGTGTTGTAGCGGAATCAGCAGGTGCACTGACATTATTCATGACGGAACACTTTAAAATTCCGGTTTCGACAACTCATACCATTACAGGTTCAATTATCGGGGTAGGTTTAACAAAAAGGGTTTCTGCTGTTCGTTGGGGTGTAACCGTTAGCTTGTTATGGGCTTGGATATTAACCATTCCTGTTTCAGCGGTTATTGCAGCTATCACTTATTATTTGTTAAGCGCAATATTATAA
- a CDS encoding C40 family peptidase — translation MFAICNLAIVPLRAEPSDRSELVSQVLFGEHFKILEQTDKWSRIQLAFDSYEGWIDNKQFQIISEANYAYLSNSASILNADLIEYITTHNNSLLPIPIGSSLSFLDNQEINTSQFSFEGMKACGIKPKSELIKTAFMYLNAPYLWGGKTPFGIDCSGFTQMVYKLNGYSLLRDASQQATQGEALSFIEESEPGDLAFFDNEEGRITHVGLIMDDNYIIHAHGKVRIDRLDHLGIYNIDTGRHTHKLRVIKKII, via the coding sequence CAGGTACTCTTTGGCGAACATTTCAAAATTTTAGAACAAACGGACAAATGGTCCCGAATTCAATTAGCTTTTGATAGTTACGAAGGCTGGATTGACAACAAACAATTTCAGATAATTTCTGAAGCGAATTATGCTTATCTTTCTAATTCGGCATCCATATTGAATGCTGACCTGATAGAATATATCACAACACACAACAATTCCTTATTACCTATTCCAATTGGAAGTTCACTGTCTTTTTTAGACAACCAGGAAATCAATACTTCACAATTTTCTTTTGAAGGAATGAAAGCTTGTGGTATTAAGCCAAAATCAGAGCTAATAAAAACCGCATTCATGTATTTGAATGCCCCTTATTTGTGGGGAGGAAAAACGCCTTTCGGTATTGACTGTTCCGGGTTCACCCAAATGGTTTATAAACTGAATGGTTACTCCTTACTTCGCGATGCCTCACAACAAGCTACACAAGGAGAAGCATTGAGTTTCATAGAAGAAAGCGAACCGGGTGATTTAGCCTTTTTTGATAACGAAGAAGGACGAATTACACATGTGGGCCTGATAATGGACGACAATTACATTATTCACGCACACGGAAAAGTACGCATTGACCGATTGGATCATCTAGGAATTTACAATATTGATACCGGAAGACACACTCACAAACTCCGGGTCATTAAAAAAATCATATAA
- a CDS encoding DUF47 domain-containing protein, producing MSINSIFQFLVPKDKKFFPLFEQAANNLTLLAETLHEAVNAPKNERESYYKKIEELEANIEEITHKTHLELSRNFITPFDREDIHALIKAIDDVADYMHEGGSRMRLYQVEKITKSIRKLTEINLEACKLISKAVHELRDLKNLKSITDACKRINKLESKADSVFDKAVADIFENETDAKNVIKYKEVLSSLETATDKCKGVANVLESIVVKHS from the coding sequence ATGTCAATAAACAGTATTTTCCAATTTTTGGTACCAAAAGACAAAAAGTTCTTCCCTTTATTTGAGCAAGCTGCAAATAACTTAACCTTATTGGCAGAGACTTTGCACGAAGCTGTAAATGCTCCTAAGAATGAAAGAGAGAGTTATTATAAGAAAATTGAGGAGTTAGAGGCTAATATAGAAGAGATTACTCATAAGACTCATTTGGAATTAAGCAGAAACTTTATTACACCGTTTGACAGAGAAGATATCCACGCCTTAATTAAAGCGATTGACGATGTAGCGGATTATATGCATGAAGGTGGAAGCAGAATGCGCTTGTATCAGGTGGAGAAAATCACCAAATCTATTCGTAAGCTGACAGAAATCAATCTTGAGGCTTGTAAGTTAATCAGTAAGGCGGTTCATGAATTGAGAGATTTGAAAAATCTTAAGTCAATTACTGATGCTTGTAAACGTATCAACAAATTAGAAAGTAAAGCAGACAGCGTTTTCGATAAAGCCGTAGCGGATATTTTTGAAAACGAAACAGATGCGAAAAACGTTATTAAATACAAAGAAGTTCTTTCTTCGTTAGAAACGGCTACTGATAAGTGTAAAGGCGTTGCGAATGTTTTAGAATCAATTGTTGTTAAGCATTCTTAA
- a CDS encoding M1 family metallopeptidase, producing the protein MKNILFYSLLLLGLQQATAQHFTRKDSLQGGLRHERTSFDVQRYDLNIKINPETQTIVGYNDITFKIAEPTNKIQIDLFDNMNVDSIVFNKKKLKYKRDNHAVFIDLNGTMPIGKEGKIRFYYSGKPLIAKNAPWDGGFVFKKDAQGKDWIGVAVQGTGASLWYPVKDTQSDEPDFGASVKVAVPNGLMNVSNGRFLGSEDLKNGYTRWDWEVKSPINTYDITVNIADYVHIHDNYKGLDLDYYVLRENEEKARKHFEADVKRMMDCFQSKFGTYPFKEDGYKLVETSYLGMEHQSAVAYGNKYLKGYLGRDNSHTSIGLTFDFITIHETGHEWFGNSVTSKDIADIWIHEGFTTYSEAVFVECTLGYEKALQYVNGQGANVRNDKPIIGHYGVNNEGSGDMYYKGSLLLNTIRHIVNDDAKWWKMILKYSETYRHKIIDTETVVTFFNKETGMNLTPVFDQYLRYKNIPALEVRQNGKNVEIRWKTDVANFEMPLEYTLNGKTTRINTTNNWQSIPKASIDKVEFNKLKMFYTISKQ; encoded by the coding sequence ATGAAAAACATTCTATTCTATTCCCTACTCCTTTTGGGATTGCAACAGGCAACAGCACAACATTTTACCCGAAAAGACTCGCTTCAGGGCGGTTTACGCCATGAACGTACAAGTTTTGACGTGCAGCGTTATGATTTGAATATCAAAATCAATCCTGAAACTCAAACCATTGTCGGCTATAACGATATAACATTTAAAATTGCTGAACCGACTAACAAAATCCAAATTGACCTGTTCGACAACATGAATGTGGACAGTATTGTTTTCAATAAGAAGAAATTAAAATACAAAAGGGATAATCACGCCGTATTCATCGACTTGAACGGAACTATGCCTATTGGAAAAGAAGGCAAAATCCGTTTTTACTACTCAGGAAAACCATTGATTGCAAAAAATGCACCGTGGGATGGTGGCTTTGTATTCAAAAAAGATGCCCAGGGTAAAGACTGGATTGGTGTTGCGGTACAAGGAACCGGTGCAAGTTTATGGTATCCAGTTAAAGATACGCAAAGTGATGAGCCGGATTTTGGAGCTTCTGTTAAAGTGGCGGTTCCTAACGGATTAATGAATGTTTCTAATGGCCGTTTCTTAGGTTCGGAAGATTTGAAAAACGGTTATACCCGTTGGGACTGGGAAGTTAAAAGTCCGATAAACACTTATGATATCACAGTAAATATTGCTGATTATGTTCATATTCACGATAATTATAAAGGTTTGGATTTGGATTATTATGTATTACGTGAGAACGAAGAGAAAGCCCGTAAACATTTTGAAGCCGATGTAAAACGCATGATGGATTGCTTTCAATCGAAATTCGGCACCTATCCTTTTAAAGAAGACGGCTATAAATTGGTTGAAACTTCTTATTTAGGCATGGAACACCAAAGTGCTGTCGCTTACGGAAATAAATACTTAAAAGGTTATTTAGGACGTGATAACAGCCACACAAGCATAGGATTGACTTTTGATTTCATCACCATTCACGAAACAGGCCACGAATGGTTTGGAAACAGCGTGACATCAAAGGATATTGCAGATATTTGGATCCACGAAGGATTTACAACCTACTCCGAAGCCGTTTTTGTGGAATGTACGCTGGGTTATGAAAAAGCATTGCAATATGTTAACGGACAAGGTGCAAACGTTCGAAATGACAAACCAATTATTGGGCATTATGGCGTAAACAATGAAGGCTCCGGTGATATGTATTACAAAGGTTCTTTACTATTGAACACAATTCGTCACATTGTAAATGACGATGCCAAATGGTGGAAAATGATTTTAAAATACTCTGAAACCTATCGTCATAAAATCATCGATACAGAAACCGTTGTCACTTTTTTCAATAAGGAAACCGGTATGAATCTGACTCCCGTTTTTGATCAATACTTACGTTATAAAAACATTCCTGCATTAGAAGTACGTCAAAACGGAAAGAATGTGGAAATACGCTGGAAAACCGATGTAGCTAATTTTGAAATGCCATTGGAATACACCTTAAATGGAAAAACAACAAGGATAAACACTACAAACAACTGGCAAAGTATTCCTAAAGCAAGTATAGATAAAGTGGAGTTCAACAAACTGAAAATGTTCTACACTATTTCCAAGCAATAA
- a CDS encoding acyl-CoA carboxylase subunit beta: MDINFNKNEDHNKLLLSDLKQRLAKVKLGGGEKRIAKLHGEGKMTARERIEYLLDKGAKNIEIGAFVGEGMYKEHGGCPSGGVVIKIGYVNGKQCVVVANDATVKAGAWFPITAKKNLRAQEIAMENKLPIIYLVDSAGVYLPLQDEIFPDKEHFGRIFRNNAIMSSMGITQIAAVMGSCVAGGAYLPIMSDEALIVDKTGSIFLAGSYLVKAAIGETIDNETLGGATTHCEISGVTDYKAKDDKDALDTIRNIVGKIGDYDKAGFNRVKAEKPALDENEIFGLLPKSRAEQYDMMEIIKRLVDNSEVDEYKAGYGQSIITAYARIDGWAVGIVANQRKIVKTTGAKTKPSEMQFGGVIYSDSADKATRFIANCNQKKIPLVFVHDVTGFMVGSKSEHGGIIKDGAKMVNAVANSVVPKFTVVVGNSYGAGNYAMCGKAYDPRLIFAWPSAELAVMGGAQAAKVLLQIEESAMKARGEEITPEVEAELFNKIKSRYDEQVSPYYAASRLWTDAIIDPLDTRKWISMGIEAANHAPIEKPFNLGVIQV, translated from the coding sequence ATGGATATTAACTTCAACAAAAACGAAGATCACAACAAACTTTTACTTTCCGATTTAAAACAACGTTTAGCCAAAGTAAAACTCGGCGGCGGAGAAAAGCGCATCGCTAAACTCCATGGCGAAGGAAAAATGACTGCCCGCGAACGTATCGAATATTTATTAGACAAAGGCGCCAAAAACATAGAAATCGGAGCATTTGTAGGCGAAGGTATGTACAAAGAACATGGAGGCTGTCCATCCGGAGGTGTTGTTATTAAGATTGGCTATGTGAACGGAAAGCAATGTGTGGTTGTAGCCAATGATGCTACTGTAAAAGCCGGAGCCTGGTTCCCTATCACAGCTAAAAAGAACTTACGTGCACAGGAAATAGCGATGGAAAATAAACTTCCAATTATATACCTTGTTGACAGTGCAGGAGTTTACCTTCCGTTGCAGGATGAAATTTTCCCTGATAAAGAACATTTCGGACGTATTTTCCGCAATAACGCTATCATGAGCAGTATGGGAATAACTCAGATCGCAGCCGTTATGGGAAGTTGCGTTGCCGGAGGTGCTTACCTACCTATTATGAGTGATGAAGCACTAATCGTAGATAAAACTGGAAGTATTTTCCTTGCCGGAAGTTATTTGGTGAAAGCCGCTATTGGCGAAACTATCGACAATGAAACACTTGGAGGAGCAACAACACACTGCGAAATTTCCGGTGTAACAGATTATAAAGCTAAAGATGATAAAGACGCTTTAGATACCATCAGAAACATCGTTGGAAAAATCGGTGATTATGATAAAGCTGGATTCAACAGAGTAAAAGCTGAAAAACCAGCATTGGACGAAAATGAAATCTTCGGACTTCTTCCAAAATCGAGAGCGGAACAGTACGACATGATGGAAATCATCAAGCGTTTGGTTGATAATTCTGAAGTAGATGAATACAAAGCCGGTTACGGTCAATCCATCATCACTGCTTATGCACGTATTGACGGCTGGGCAGTCGGAATTGTAGCCAACCAGCGTAAAATCGTAAAGACAACCGGAGCAAAAACCAAACCAAGTGAAATGCAGTTTGGAGGCGTAATTTATTCTGACTCAGCAGATAAAGCAACACGTTTTATTGCTAACTGTAACCAAAAGAAAATTCCGTTGGTATTCGTTCACGATGTAACCGGTTTCATGGTGGGTTCAAAATCAGAACACGGAGGAATCATTAAAGACGGAGCTAAAATGGTAAATGCTGTAGCCAATTCAGTTGTGCCGAAATTTACTGTTGTAGTTGGAAACTCTTACGGAGCAGGAAATTATGCTATGTGTGGTAAAGCATACGACCCTCGTTTAATCTTTGCCTGGCCAAGTGCCGAATTAGCCGTAATGGGTGGTGCTCAGGCAGCAAAAGTACTTTTACAGATTGAAGAATCTGCAATGAAAGCAAGAGGAGAAGAAATTACTCCGGAAGTGGAAGCCGAGTTATTCAATAAAATAAAATCGCGATACGACGAGCAGGTTTCTCCATATTATGCAGCTTCTCGTTTGTGGACCGACGCCATCATTGATCCATTGGATACAAGAAAATGGATTTCAATGGGAATCGAGGCTGCTAACCACGCTCCTATTGAAAAACCATTTAATTTAGGTGTTATCCAAGTGTAA